The Syntrophales bacterium DNA segment AAATCTATCGAAGTCAATGTTTCCGGCGGCGAAGGGATTAAAAAAGTATATGGCGACGGCAAGGCGTTGAGACAGGTGTTTTTGAACATTTGTCTCAACGCCATCGAGGCCATGCAGGAAAAGGGGGCTCTCGATATCGCTGTGGCGATGACCTACAGGGAACGTGCCGGGGGCGGCGCCGGGGAATATGTTGAGGTCATGATCAGGGACACGGGGAGCGGGATTGCCGAGGAGAATCTGGTTG contains these protein-coding regions:
- a CDS encoding ATP-binding protein, translated to KSIEVNVSGGEGIKKVYGDGKALRQVFLNICLNAIEAMQEKGALDIAVAMTYRERAGGGAGEYVEVMIRDTGSGIAEENLVEIFDPFFTTKKSGTGLGLSISAQIVEEHGGFIEVESEVGEGTTFEVYLPAFNENR